Below is a window of Lepisosteus oculatus isolate fLepOcu1 chromosome 8, fLepOcu1.hap2, whole genome shotgun sequence DNA.
GCCAGAGTGACCTTTTATCTGGATGTACTTTGTGCTCAACTGAAACTGCTACTGTGATGATCAGAGGGGTGGCACAGCAATTAGAACTACTGACTTGCAAGTCCTGGGTTTCAGGCTTGTAATCCGTGTATCCCGCAGAAAACCCATGTTTTCCAGATTCCTACTGTAGTCTAAAGACATGCTACCCACTAATAAGTGTGTTagtgagtatgtgtgtgtgtactctGGAATGGGTTGGCATCTGCAGTATGTCCAAGATGTTGTCCTGTATGGCAGGGTCCGAAAATGAGTCAAGCTCGGGGAAAGGTCTTAAAGCTGAGTAAAACCCAGGAAGGTGCAcgttgaaaaattaaaatgatatccCAAATGCTTCAAAACATGTGTCTTATAAAGATGCTTTTACTGGTCAAGGCGTACTAGGAAACTGACAAATAGTGTAATCTTTTTGAGGCGCGGTGTACAGTTCTTCTAAAAGTGTTGATCATTAATCAAGTGAAAGGATCCTAAATTATTCCgaaaatattctgaattttATGCATTGTCCTGTACTTGGAAtggaaaacaattattttacacATGTAAATCAGTGTTGTTTTTGGCCTTTACACCTATTGTTTTCCTCCTGTTGGAACTCTCACATCACTTGAGCACAATATCGAAAAGTGCTGTCCTATGAGTTAAAAGAAAAGTGCTATAACCCTGACTGTGAATGAAGGCTCTTGAAGGCCCAGCAAAGGTACTTTGGAAGATGAATTTGGACTACAGGCATTCTGATCTTGAAATGCTTTCCTTTTGCATTCTGTAGTGAAATGTAGCCTACGTTTGCAGATCTCTTACATACAGTTTGCTCACAtctggtgcttttttttttcttcccagtgAAGATTGACAAAGACAGACAACTTGTCATTTTGGATGAAGAACATGAGGTGAGTTCTAGAACGAATTTTAAAAGGGGACTCTGAATCTACCGTCTATATTCTCAGCACTTCTGAGTCCAAGAGCAAAggctgtttttatatttctgatttTGTCTTTCCTATCAGGATATTTCTCCAGATGACCTGAAGGATGAACTTCCTGAGAGACAGCCCAGATATCCTTTGAAATTTGAGTAAAGGGGTTAAGAACAGTGGGATTGTCCTTTTGTTTCCTGTTTGATTTGAGTGCTTTACACAGGGTGTTCGGAAACCTAGGATTGTGCCATATATTGTTTGAAGAGTGGGATAAATGAACAGGATACATTTTGTACTATTTGGAGAATGACCTGTCAGACTTTCAGTTAGTGTAAACCTATTTGTTTTGAACTTTAACTGGTAAACAGAATTACATATGTATTTTCAGTCTCTGTTCAAAATTAATAGATTTTTGCTTGAAACCTTCTTTTGCCCTTAACACTGATCACATTTGTTGTATACAGCTATAAATACCAACACGATGATGGGCGTGTTTCTTACCCTCTCTGCTTCATTTTTTCCAGCCCAGTTGGTAAgtacacaatttaaaataatatacctAAAAACTGATCAGGTtgataaaatgtgtaaaactcTATAGTTCACCTCGGTTACAGACCCTGTCACACTGCAGTTCCTAGACTACCTACTCTATTATTTAAACAATCGGTGAACATTGGAAACTGTGTTGTGGCACTACACTGGAGTGGATAGCTTAACAGAACTTAAAACAAAAGCTTCCTGTAGATGACATTAGTGTCTCTTGGTAGATGAAttgtgtggggggaaaaaaaatactacttTACAAGGCTTCATTTCATGAGATGAGCTTTCAGCAATAAATTGGTACTGCGTGGTGCTGCATACGATCTTGTGTACCCCTTAGTTCTAATGGGTTCAGTATACTTCACTAGTAAGGcccacatttaaaatattgtatatgaTTGTGGTCACCACCACGTCCTAGAAAAGatgttgctgctctggaatctgtccagggaagagcaaccagatacagtacattcttggATTAAGGGCAGGgatctacactgacaggctgaaagaaccGGATCTTCTTGAACGGAGAAGATTGTGAGGGGACCTCATGTTCCAGATCATCACAGGCATTTACAAAGTCAACTCCAGCTCTGTGGACTCAGAATCAAAAGTGAAACACGAGATAGAAGATGCTAGTGAAAACTATGTAGCAGTACttgtaaaaccaagaacagaaggcacttccTTACTCAAAAGGTTGTGGGTGTATGGAACAAGTTACTCGTCCACGTTGTTGaaaccgataccctggcttctctcgaataacagctggaggagatcctcgGATCTATAAGCTACTAACTACTAAACAGGCTAGGTGGGCTGAATGacctctttttttgtttgtaactGTCCTTGTATTTTCTGATGGCCTATTTTAGTGTGTCCTTCAAAGACCGACTCCTTGGATTTGCGACAATCTATAATTTACATAATGTACTTTTAGAGAACCTTTTGTACGTGAAGTGGGTGTCTGTGCAGTGGCATTAGaggtatattttgtatttatatctGAGAAAGTGGCTAGGAAACTAATGGTTCAGTCGCGACCTCTTGCAGCATTTTCCAAGGTGATTACTGGTAAGGAAAGGTAAGTAATATTTCTGTCTTGTTTCAGGGTGCAGGCCTGAGCAGCAGATGATGTACGCAGGAAGCAAAAACAAACTAGTTCAGACAGTGGAGCTGACCAAGGTGGGTTGTTACATTACATATAGTCAGGTTCCTTCTTGTGGATTAATTTATGTTGTggttaataaattacattttgaagaaGCATGAACATGCTGGTGGCAGATAAGGAAGAACTAAACCATTCTTAGTAATTTGTGACTGGAAGTctcacacagctttgttaaaACTCAAGTCATTTTGTTGCAATATAGTGGTTCtggaaacttatttttttaatttataaataatttaaaaggaaCTATGaggatcattttttttaaaaatcagatttCCATCAAACTCCAGCATTTTCGATTTTACAGTTTCAAAATTCAGCAAGAATGACAATCTCAAAACAAAATGGTGAAAAAATCTACAGTGCGTGTGCGCATTTGAGTCTGTAtgcaccctgtgatggacagactGTATCCTGTCTTATGCCTCTcgtttgctgggatagactccagcttcctcacgaccctgtattggatgaaatgGCTagaggatggatggatggatggccTCATGCAGTTAtgagcatgtacagtagtagtAAATTAAATCTGTAAATAAGCCTGGGAGTTTCTGGCTGACATTTTTGAGGTTCCAGTAATACATATTGAGCTATGAGCTTCGGAACATTTCTCtgtgaatatttaatttttgttttccaggTGTTTGAAATTCGGAACACGGAGGACCTGACAGAGGAATGGCTTCGGGAAAAACTGGGATTCTTCCGTTAGAGGTCCCTTGCATAGCTTGACATGGAGATGACAGTGGCAGTATGCGTGTTATTGAAGGAAGAAAATACCATAGCCAGTGTCTGACTGCATCTTTTCCATATTTGTGTGTGACCACAGTGCCCTGTATTCCAGTCTCTTGTATTTGCACTCTGCTCATCTTTAAAGTGACAGCAGAAATGTAAgagtgcttttgttttttaatccttGATAGGTTTCAGAATAGAATGATGTCAGAACTGGAAGGCATTGcaactttatttaataaaccACTGCCACTTgccttttaaatgagaaaataatattaacctttgcagatttttaatatttcactcCATCTAAAGGTTGTGGTACCATAGAGACTGGAAAAGTGCAGGTTGGTTAAGGGTCACTTTTGTTCCCTCCTCTGAGACCAAAAAAGATCTTCTTCATTCCCTGTCTGgttagaaaaaatacaaaaactgatgCCACTTGggtctttttttattcttctttaacttgcttttccaaaataattttcttatgtttttttttactatcatGACTcatcaaacaaaatattttattaattactaATAAGGTTTGTTTTTTACCAAACTAAATTATAGAATTAACGCTGATGTAGGAATTAATGGTCAAAGCTCTGGGCACACAAATCCCGATTCTGTGGAGACCCAGTAATATACGTGTGACCAATGATATTCATTTTGTGGGTTTTATTGATATctgtaaactttatttttttggaaTGGTGAATGGAGTGAGTGgttctaaaaaaacaaatatattcctGTCCGCTGCCCTCAGAACGTGGAAAAAATTATAGTTGTTTAGAGAGGCATTAGAAGTTGGGGACAGACTGTTAGCCGGTCACTTCAACATACTGGAAGAAGTTGGATAATTAAGTTTATAGTGGCAGTAGGGAGTCCCAAGTCACAGGATGTAAGAAAAAAGTAGCACATTTTAAAGGAAAtagatt
It encodes the following:
- the gmfb gene encoding glia maturation factor beta; the encoded protein is MSESLVVCDVDEELVEKLRKFRFRKETNNAAIIMKIDKDRQLVILDEEHEDISPDDLKDELPERQPRFVVYSYKYQHDDGRVSYPLCFIFSSPVGCRPEQQMMYAGSKNKLVQTVELTKVFEIRNTEDLTEEWLREKLGFFR